In Amaranthus tricolor cultivar Red isolate AtriRed21 chromosome 5, ASM2621246v1, whole genome shotgun sequence, a genomic segment contains:
- the LOC130813087 gene encoding protein XRI1 isoform X1 — MESKSSPTVLDYQNDMHFWEWQGKENHFMNESNHDMAKCMLDATHNGNEISYMFEEATPVKACGDLAYRLDGSEILSKTPHEVREYSSQAKRRRILDFDNAADDISSSFLKSKERIDSFDDIDMIPEMSPWEACLKEDDLCFEDLIESEAWLANCFIDTEMNISSDDGNASIASDVQIVNDINSFTPHPEPIIAQRPVRSSRNIIFKGRKSYMRAPTKLASSVAYPFDFIKPCGVLGDVTLKDINERILTPPPSKPKEVQEEPPYPTSAFSGKPVVGKTKIPTQGGKGSITIMRTKG; from the exons ATGGAGTCTAAGAGTAGTCCTACTGTTCTGGATTATCAAAATGATAT GCACTTTTGGGAGTGGCAAGGGAAGGAAAATCATTTTATGAACGAATCTAATCACG ATATGGCTAAATGTATGTTGGATGCAACTCACAATGGAAACGAAATATCATACATGTTTGAGGAAGCAACTCCTGTTAAGGCTTGCGGTGATTTGGCATATCGTTTAGATGGTTCCG AGATTCTAAGCAAAACACCTCATGAGGTTAGAGAATACAGTTCTCAAGCAAAGCGGAGGCGCATACTGGACTTTGATAATGCGGCTGATGATATCTCATCCTCATTTCTAAAATCCAAG GAAAGGATCGATTCTTTCGATGACATAGACATGATACCGGAAATGTCGCCTTGGGAAGCCTGCTTGAAAG AGGATGATTTGTGTTTCGAGGATTTGATTGAATCTGAAGCTTGGCTTGCTAATTGCTTTATCGACACTGAGATGAATATTAGCTCTGATGATGG GAATGCGTCGATCGCATCTGATGTTCAAATTGTTAATG ATATTAACAGTTTCACTCCTCACCCTGAACCTATTATTGCTCAACGACCAGTCAGAAGTTCCCGAAACATTATTTTTAAAG GTAGGAAATCTTACATGCGAGCACCCACTAAACTTGCTTCATCAGTTGCATATCCATTCGATTTCATCAAACCCTGCGGAGTTCTTGGAGACGTAACTCTCAAGGATATTAATGAGCGGATTCTTACCCCACCTCCATCTAAACCGAAGGAAGTTCAGGAAGAACCTCCTTACCCTACTTCGGCTTTTTCTGGTAAACCGGTTGTCGGTAAAACAAAAATCCCCACTCAAGGAGGAAAAGGCAGTATCACAATCATGAGAACAAAAGGATGA
- the LOC130813087 gene encoding protein XRI1 isoform X2, which produces MNESNHDMAKCMLDATHNGNEISYMFEEATPVKACGDLAYRLDGSEILSKTPHEVREYSSQAKRRRILDFDNAADDISSSFLKSKERIDSFDDIDMIPEMSPWEACLKEDDLCFEDLIESEAWLANCFIDTEMNISSDDGNASIASDVQIVNDINSFTPHPEPIIAQRPVRSSRNIIFKGRKSYMRAPTKLASSVAYPFDFIKPCGVLGDVTLKDINERILTPPPSKPKEVQEEPPYPTSAFSGKPVVGKTKIPTQGGKGSITIMRTKG; this is translated from the exons ATGAACGAATCTAATCACG ATATGGCTAAATGTATGTTGGATGCAACTCACAATGGAAACGAAATATCATACATGTTTGAGGAAGCAACTCCTGTTAAGGCTTGCGGTGATTTGGCATATCGTTTAGATGGTTCCG AGATTCTAAGCAAAACACCTCATGAGGTTAGAGAATACAGTTCTCAAGCAAAGCGGAGGCGCATACTGGACTTTGATAATGCGGCTGATGATATCTCATCCTCATTTCTAAAATCCAAG GAAAGGATCGATTCTTTCGATGACATAGACATGATACCGGAAATGTCGCCTTGGGAAGCCTGCTTGAAAG AGGATGATTTGTGTTTCGAGGATTTGATTGAATCTGAAGCTTGGCTTGCTAATTGCTTTATCGACACTGAGATGAATATTAGCTCTGATGATGG GAATGCGTCGATCGCATCTGATGTTCAAATTGTTAATG ATATTAACAGTTTCACTCCTCACCCTGAACCTATTATTGCTCAACGACCAGTCAGAAGTTCCCGAAACATTATTTTTAAAG GTAGGAAATCTTACATGCGAGCACCCACTAAACTTGCTTCATCAGTTGCATATCCATTCGATTTCATCAAACCCTGCGGAGTTCTTGGAGACGTAACTCTCAAGGATATTAATGAGCGGATTCTTACCCCACCTCCATCTAAACCGAAGGAAGTTCAGGAAGAACCTCCTTACCCTACTTCGGCTTTTTCTGGTAAACCGGTTGTCGGTAAAACAAAAATCCCCACTCAAGGAGGAAAAGGCAGTATCACAATCATGAGAACAAAAGGATGA